From Cervus canadensis isolate Bull #8, Minnesota chromosome 28, ASM1932006v1, whole genome shotgun sequence, one genomic window encodes:
- the PGC gene encoding gastricsin, producing the protein MKWMVVALVSLQALEAAALVKIPLKKFKSIRETMKEKGLLEDFLRTYKYDPAQKYHFGDFSVATEPMDYMDAAYFGEISIGTPPQNFLVLFDTGSSNLWVPSVYCQSQACTSHTRFNPSLSSTYYTNEQTFSLQYGSGSLTGILGYDTLTVQGIQVPNQEFGLSKTEPGTSFLYAKFDGIMGMAYPSLSVDGATTVLQGMVQEGALTSPIFSFYLSSQQGSQDGGAVIFGGVDSSLYTGQISWAPVTQELYWQIGVEEFLIGDQATGWCSAGCQAIVDTGTSLLTVPQQFLSALLQATGAQEDQYGQFPVDCNNIQNLPTLTFVINGVQFPLPPASYILNNDDNYCILGVEVTYLPSQNGQPLWILGDVFLRSYYSVYDLGNNRVGFATAA; encoded by the exons ATGAAGTGGATGGTAGTGGCCTTGGTCTCCCTCCAGGCCTTGGAGGCAGCGGCATTGGTCAA AATCCCCTTGAAGAAATTTAAGTCCATCCGTGAGACCATGAAGGAGAAGGGCCTCCTGGAGGACTTCCTGAGGACCTACAAGTATGACCCGGCCCAGAAGTACCACTTTGGTGACTTCAGCGTGGCCACcgagcccatggactacatgGAC gctgcTTACTTTGGCGAGATCAGCATTGGGACGCCACCACAGAACTTCCTGGTCCTTTTTGATACCGGCTCCTCCAACCTGTGGGTGCCCTCTGTCTACTGCCAGAGCCAGGCCTGCA CCAGCCACACCCGCTTCAACCCCAGCCTGTCCTCCACCTACTACACCAATGAGCAGACCTTCTCCCTGCAGTATGGCAGCGGCAGCCTCACTGGCATCTTAGGCTATGATACCCTGACG GTCCAAGGCATCCAGGTCCCCAACCAGGAGTTCGGCTTGAGTAAGACCGAGCCGGGCACCAGTTTCCTCTATGCGAAGTTCGATGGCATCATGGGCATGGCCTACCCCTCCCTGTCCGTGGATGGGGCCACCACCGTCCTCCAGGGCATGGTGCAGGAGGGTGCCCTCACCAGCCCGATCTTCAGCTTCTACCTCAGCAG CCAACAGGGCTCTCAGGATGGAGGAGCAGTCATCTTTGGGGGTGTGGACAGCAGCCTGTACACGGGGCAGATCTCCTGGGCCCCTGTCACTCAGGAGCTGTACTGGCAGATTGGCGTTGAGGA GTTCCTCATTGGTGACCAGGCCACAGGCTGGTGCTCCGCAGGCTGCCAGGCCATCGTGGACACCGGTACATCTCTGCTCACGGTGCCCCAGCAGTTCCTAAGTGCCCTTCTGCAGGCCACGGGAGCCCAGGAGGACCAGTATGGACAG TTTCCTGTGGACTGTAACAACATCCAGAACCTGCCCACCCTCACCTTTGTCATCAATGGCGTGCAGTTCCCTCTGCCACCTGCCTCCTACATCCTCAAT AATGACGACAACTACTGCATCCTGGGGGTGGAGGTCACCTACCTACCCTCCCAGAATGGCCAGCCCCTGTGGATCCTCGGGGATGTCTTTCTCAGGTCATACTATTCCGTCTACGACCTGGGCAACAACAGGGTGGGCTTCGCCACGGCTGCCTAG